The sequence TGGTTTAATGCAAAGACCGGAAAGGGTTATTACCATTGGCGTTTCAGCTTTAGCCTGTGGAATTGTAGCGCATTACATCGGTGGTGATTATAAATTATTTATTGGAGGCATGAGTTTTCATGTTTTTGAAAGCATGTCTGTGTTTACGATTCCGATAACACTGGTAGCGATCTTATCAAACATTACGGCGGTTAAACGTTTAAACGACTGTAAAAAAGCTTTAGAGAAATGAGAGTGCTGGCTGTTTTTTTTGTTTTTCTTTTGAGCTTTCAAAGTTATGCTCAAAGTCAAAAAATTGTGAATATCTCTGATACTTTTCCCGTTCCCAAAATAACAAAGGACTTACTTTTTTACATTCAGCGTACGCATAATAAAAACACCATTATGTATACTTTGAATTATAATGCGGATAGCACGATCAACGAGAAGGAACCAGTAAAAATCTTTTGGATCAGGTATTCAGACAAAGGCGAAGTCGCTCCCTTGTCTTATATACAGAGAAATTACGCTTACGGTATTGAGTCACAAATGACTGACGCTACAAAAAAAACATTCAAACTCAATCTTGTCTCATATAAAAAGCGGACAATTTATCTGATGCGATCGGAAGTGGACAAACAGTACCA is a genomic window of Sphingobacteriaceae bacterium containing:
- a CDS encoding DUF4833 domain-containing protein; translated protein: MRVLAVFFVFLLSFQSYAQSQKIVNISDTFPVPKITKDLLFYIQRTHNKNTIMYTLNYNADSTINEKEPVKIFWIRYSDKGEVAPLSYIQRNYAYGIESQMTDATKKTFKLNLVSYKKRTIYLMRSEVDKQYHAYVMMDNKLVYLFKAFAKIDGGTFWVPHITYVELTGKDSMTGKKIIEKIIP